Proteins encoded by one window of Actinomycetota bacterium:
- a CDS encoding RidA family protein produces MARQVISTPDAPAAIGPYSQAIGSSGLLFCSGQLGLDPVTMELAEGLRAQVSRALDNLSAVLRAAGTGPSNVIKTTVFLADMDDFPAMNEIYAGYFSESLPARSTVAVKTLPKNALFEIEAIAQIEG; encoded by the coding sequence GCGGCTATCGGCCCGTACTCCCAGGCGATCGGCTCGTCAGGGCTGCTGTTCTGCTCTGGGCAGCTGGGCCTCGACCCGGTGACGATGGAGCTTGCCGAGGGCCTTCGGGCACAGGTTTCCCGGGCGCTGGACAACCTGAGCGCAGTCCTTCGAGCGGCGGGGACCGGCCCCTCCAACGTGATCAAGACCACTGTCTTCCTGGCCGACATGGACGACTTCCCGGCGATGAACGAGATCTACGCCGGCTACTTTTCGGAAAGCCTGCCTGCTCGAAGCACGGTGGCGGTCAAGACCCTGCCGAAGAACGCCCTTTTCGAGATCGAGGCGATCGCTCAGATCGAAGGTTGA